The Candidatus Limnocylindrales bacterium nucleotide sequence GACCGAGGAGAGCTACTTCGCAGCCAAGGCCTCGCTGTTCCGCCGCCATCTGCAGCAGGGCTCGGCGGCGGTGCTCAACGTCGAGGACGCCAGGGTAGCCTCGCTGGCGCAGGAGCTGACGGAGCAGCGGCCCGACATCGACGTGTGGACCTATTCGACCGAGCGCGGCGCCGCCAGCCGCGCGCGCGTGCTGGAGGCCGAATGCACGCTGGTCGGAATTCGCGCACGGCTGGAAGTGGACGGCGAGACCGTCGTCGTCCGTTCGCCGCTGGTTGGCGCGGCCAATCTGTCGAACATCGTGGCCGTGGCCGCGGCCGGCTGCGCGCTCGGCATCGATGCCGAAGTGGTGGGACAGGGCCTGAGCGCATGCCCGCCGGTGCCTGGCCGCATGCAGCGCATCTCGCCGCGGCCGCCGGCCGTGCTCGTCGACTATGCGCACACGCCCGACGCGCTCGAGCGCAGCATCCGGGCGCTGCTTCCGGAGACGAGCGGTCGCCTGATCGTGGTGTTCGGCTGCGGCGGCGACCGCGACCGTGGCAAGCGTCCCATCATGGGTGGCATCGCCGGCGAGCTCGCCGACGTTGCCGTGCTGACCTCGGACAACCCGCGCACCGAGCGCCCCGAAGACATCCTTGCCGACATCGAGAGCGGGGTGGGCACGCGCCTTGCGCGCACGACGGCAAGCGAGCTGGCGGAGCCGGACGCACGCGGCTATGTCGTCGAAGCCGACCGCCGCACGGCCATCGAGGCGGCGATCGCGCTGGCCGCAGACGAGGATGTCGTGCTGGTGGCCGGCAAGGGACACGAGGACTATCAGGAAGTGCACGGCGTCAAGCGGCACTTCGACGATCGCGAGGTGGCGAGCGCCGCGCTTGCCCGCCGCAGCGGGAATTGAGCACCGACGGCCGCCGACAGCCGCGCCGGAGCGTCCATTGAAGACCGACAACGATTCCGCACCCGAAGCGCCGGGCGAGTACTTTCCGCTGAGCGTGGCGGCACGCGCCATCTCCGGCCGGCTGCGCGCCGGCGAACCTGACGCCCTCATCCAGTACATCGGCACCGACACGCGCACCGCGCGCGCGGGCGAGCTGTTCTTCTGCCTGCGCGGCGAGAACTTCGACGGGCACGACTTCATGGACGCGGCCATCGCCGCCGGCGTCCTCGGCATCGTGTGCGAGTACGGGCGCGTGCCTGCCTCGGCCGCGGGCGTCGCGTTCATCGAGGTCGCCGACACACAGCGCGCGCTCGGAGATCTGGCCGCGCATCACCGCCGCCGCTTCGCGATCCCGGTCGTCGGCGTCACCGGCTCCAACGGCAAGACGACCACCAAGGAGATGCTGCGCGCGATCCTGCTCGCGCACTGCGGCGATGGCAGCGTCCTGGCCACGCGCGGCAACCTCAACAATCTCATCGGCGTGCCGCTGACGCTGTTCGGGCTGCGCTCGTGCCACAAGGCGGCCGTGGTGGAGATGGGCATGAACGCGCCCGGCGAGATCGCTCGCCTCGCCGAGATCACGGCGCCCACCATCGGCCTGATCACGTGCGTGGCCGAGGCGCATCTGGAAGGCCTCGGCTCCATCGCCGGGGTGGCACGCGCCAAAGGCGAGCTGTTCGAGGGCCTGCCCTCGGATGCCTGCGCGATCGTCAACGCCGACGACGCCAACGTCATGGCGCAGGCGCCGCGGTTCTCCGGACGCCGCCTGACCTTCGGCGACGCCGGCGCCGTCACCGCACGCAACATCGTCTGCGACCGCGTCGATGCCACCGGCTTCGACCTGTGTTTCCAGGGTGCGTGCGCGCACGTGGAGCTGCCGCTGGGCGGACGGCACAACGTGCAGAACGCGCTCGGCGCCGCGGCCGCGGCCTTTGCCGCCGGCGTGTCGGTGGAGACCGCGGCGGCCGGGCTGACGCGCATGCAGGCGCCGCCGATGCGCCTTGCGGCCGAGCGCCTCGAAAACGGCATCACGCTCATCAACGACGTCTACAACGCCAATCCGGGATCGCTTCGCGCCGCCATTCAGACGCTGGGGTCGGTGGCGGCGCGGCGCATCGTGGTGCTCGGCGACATGCTCGAGCTCGGCCCGCGCTCGCAGGAGCTTCACCGCCAGGCGGGGCGCGATGCCGCCGCCATCGAGCCGACTCTTCTTTGCGCCTTCGGCCGTTTCGCTGCCGACATCGTCGATGGCGCACGCAGCGCCGGGCTTGCTGACGAGCGCGCCTGCGTGTGCGCTCGTCACGAGGACGCTGCGGCCGCGGTTGCCGAAGCGTGGCGAACCGGCGATGCCGTACTCGTCAAAGGGTCTCGCGGCGCGGCGATGGAGAAGGTCGTCGAGGCGCTGCGGACGCTGGCGGCCAAGCAATGATCTACAACATTCTGGTCCCGCTCGCCGCGCAGTACAGCCAGCTCAACGTCCTGCGCTACATCACGTTTCGCGCGCTGGTGGCGTCGGTGCTGGCCCTGCTGCTCTCGCTCGTGCTCGGCCCCAGCCTGATCCGGCGTCTGCGCACGGGTCAGTTCGGCCAGCCCGTCAGCGCGTACGCGCCCGAAGGCCATGCCGCCAAGAAGGGCACGCCCACGATGGGCGGCCTTCTCATCGTCACCTCGCTGGGCCTGTCGACGCTGCTGCTGGCGGACCTGACGAACGTCTACGTCCTGATCACGCTGTTCGTCACGCTCGGCTTTTCGGCAGTCGGCTTCGTCGACGACTGGCAGAAGGTGCGCCAGCGCCGCAACGACGGCATGAGCGCGCGCGAGAAGCTGCTGTGGCAGTTCGTCATCGCCTGCATCGGCATGGCGGTGCTGTGGTCGCGCCCGGAGTTCGACGCGCATCTGGCCATTCCGTTCTTCAAGGACGTGCGGCCCGATCTCGGCTGGATGTACATTCCTTTCGGAGCGATCGTGATCGTGGGCGCCTCCAACGCGGTCAACCTCACCGACGGCCTCGACGGTCTGGCCATCGGTCCGGTCATGACGACGGCCGCTACCCTGGCCATCCTCACCTACTGCGCCGGACACGCCGTCATCGCCGAATACCTTCTGATCACGCACGTCCCCGGCGCCGGCGAGCTTGCCATCCTGTGCGGCGCCACGGCGATGGCCGGCCTCGGCTTCCTGTGGTTCAACGCGCACCCGGCCCAGATGTTCATGGGCGACGTGGGCTCGCTCGCGCTCGGCGCGGTGCTCGGCATGGTGGCCGTGATCTCCAAGAACGAGCTGGTGCTGCTGGTGGCCGGCGGCGTCTTCGTGGTCGAGGCGCTCTCGGTCATCATCCAGATCGGCTCGATCAAGCTGCGCGGCAAGCGCGTCTTCCTGATGGCTCCCATCCATCACCACTTCGAGAAGGCCGGGTGGCCCGAGACGCAGGTGGTGATCCGCTGCTGGATCATCTCGTTGATGTGCGCGCTGGTCAGCCTGGCCACGCTCAAGCTGCGCTGACGAAGAAGCGGCCAGCAGGTGGACGCGAAACCCTCCTCACGATCGGTTCTCGTTCTCGGCCTTGCTCGCAGCGGCATCGCTGCAGCGAACCTCGCCGAGCGCCTCGGATGGCGCGTCACGCTCACCGACGACCGCGACGCGGCCATCGAGGGCGCGCCCGCCTCCTCGACGCGCGTTGCGGCGCCCGAGGCGCTGGCAATGCTCGACGAGATCGACGTCATCGTTCCGAGCCCCGGCGTGCCGGCAGCGCATCCGATCCTGGATGCGGCGCGGCTGCGTGGGATCCGCATCCTGCCCGAGATCGAGCTGGCCGCCGATCATCTCGGCAACACCACGCTTCTGGCCGTCACCGGCACCAACGGCAAGAGCACCACGGTGACGCTGCTCGGCGCCATCCTGACCGCGGCCGGCTACAGGACGTTCACCGGCGGCAACCTCGGCAGCCCCCTGAGCAACGCGGCGCTCGGCCAGTACGACTTCGCGGTGGCCGAAGTCTCCAGCTTTCAGCTCGAGTGGGCCACCACGTTCCACCCTCACGTCGCCTCGCTGCTCAATCTCACCGCCGATCACCTCGACCGTCACGGCGACATGGTCTCCTACCTCGGCGCCAAGCTGCGCCTGTTCGCGAACATGGACGACAGCGATTTCGCCGTCTTCGCGCGTGGCGCCGACTGGACCGAGACCGCGTCGCTGTCGACGCGGGCGCAGGTCTCCACGTTCGGCTGGGAAGGCGAGGGCGGCGTCACCATCGAACGCGCCTCGCGCGAGCTTCACGCCGACGGCTTCACCGTGCGGCTGCCCGAGCGATGGCCGCGCCTTCCGCACGATCTGGAGAATGCCGCCGCGGCGGCGGAGATGGTGCGCGTGCTCGGTATCGGCGCCGAGCACGTCGAGCGGGCGCTTGCCGAGTTCCAGCCGCTCCGCCACCGGCTGGCGCTGGTGGCGGAGGCCGGCGGCATCCAGTGGTGGAACGACTCGAAGGCCACCAACGTCGGCGCGACGCTGAGCAGCCTGCGCGCGTTCGACGGCAACGTGATCCTGCTGGCCGGCGGCGTCTCCAAAGGCTGCGACTTCGCTCCACTGGTCGCCGAAGCAGGGCGCATGAAGATGGTCATAGCCTACGGCGCTTGCGCCGCCGAGGTCGAGTCCGCCCTTGCCGGCCACGCTGCCGTCGTGGTAGAGCCCGGCCTGGAGCGGGCAGTGAAGCGCGCGGCGGCCGAGGCCGCTTGCGGCGACGTGGTCCTGCTCGCACCGGCCTGCGCCAGCTTCGATGAGTTCCGCGACTACGTGGATCGCGGTGAGAAGTTCGAGGGCTGGGTGCGCGGGCTGCAGGAGGTGGGGCGGTGATGAAGTGGCAGACGTCGGCGGCAGGCACCGTGGCGACGGTGACCGAGTTCCCTCGCGCACGCGTTCGCATTTCGGATCGCCCCGATCCCTGGCTGCTCAGCCTTGTGGCGATCCTGGCCACGCTCGGCATGATCTTCGTCTTCGACACCAGCTGGTTCGTCTCCAGCTACAGCTTCGGTGACGGCTACCGCATGACGATCAAGCACGGCATATCGGCCGCCATCGGCGCTGTGCTGCTGTTCATCTGCTCGCGCTGCCCCTCCGACTTTCTCGAGCGCAAGGCCTATTGGATCTTCGGCATGTCGGTGCCGGTGCTGCTGCTGACGCTGGTGCCGGGAGTGGGCGAGTGCGCCAACGGCGCCTGCCGCTGGGTATCCCTCGGCTTCTTCAACCTGCAGCCGGCAGAGTTCACCAAGATCGGCTTCGTCATCGTGGCGGCGGCCTATCTGACGCGAGTGTCCGACCGGTTGCGCAACCCCCTCTACGGCATCGCGCCGGTGCTGGGAACGGTGGGCGTGCTCGGCGTGATCCTGCTCGCGCAGCCCGACTTCGGAACTGCGGCGCTGCTAGGTGCCATTGCGGTGCTGATGCTGTTCCTGGCCGGCGTTCCGGTCTGGCAGCTGATCGCACCCGGCGCGTGCATGGTCGCTGCCGCCGCCTATCTCGTCATCAGCGAGCCGTACCGATTCAAGCGGCTGACCGTGTTCCTGAATCCCGACGCCGATCCGCAAGGCGTCGGCTGGCAGCTTCGCCAGGCGCTGATCGCTTTCGGCTCCGGACAGGTCACGGGCCAGGGCCTGGGAGCTTCGACGCAGAAGACGGGATGGCTTCCCGAAGCGCACACCGACTTCATCTTTTCGGTCATCGGCGAGGAGACCGGGCTGATCGGCGCACTGGTCATCGTGGCGCTGTTCGCGCTCGTGGCGTGGCGGGGCTTCCGCATTGCGCATCGTCACAGCGAGCCGTTCGCGCAGCTCCTGGCCGCGGCGCTGACGCTGGTCATCACGCTGCAGGCGATGATCAACATGGGCGTGGTCCTCGGCCTGCTGCCCACCAAGGGCATCGGGCTGCCGTTCATCAGCTACGGCGGCTCCTCGATGATGGTCTTCCTCGCCGCCGCCGGCATCCTCCTCTCGCTCTCCCGCGAGCTGCGCGAACGGTGAGACTCGCCATCGCCGGCGGAGGCACGGGAGGCCACCTCTTCCCGGGTCTGGCGGTGGCCGAGCTGGCGCGCGAGACGGGCGCTGCCGAAGAGATCGTGTTCTTCGGCGCCGAGCGCGGCATCGAGTTCCGCGTCGTTCCCAAGGCCGGGTTCCCGCTGGTGGCCGAGAAGGTGCACGGCATCGCCGGCGGCGGCCCGGTTGCGGCGGCGCGATCGATTCTGGAGATGCTGGCCGCCACGGTGCGGGCGCATCGGGAGCTGGGCCGGCGCGGCATCGACGTCGTCATCGGCCTTGGCGGCTACGCATCGGCTCCCGCGGTCCTGGCGGCGCGCCTCCGGCGCATCCCCGTCGTGCTCCTCGAGCAGAACCGGGAGCCCGGCATCTCCAACCGTGCGCTCGGCTATCTGGCCATGCGCATCTGTACGAGCTTCGAGGGCACCTCGCGCTTCCCTGCCCGCAAGGTCACGTGCACGGGCAATCCCCTGCGCCGTGGGTTCGACACGCGACCGCCTTACCCGGGCCGCGACATGCTGCTCGTCTTTGGCGGAAGCGGCGGCGCCCGAAGCCTGAACCGCGCGGTAGTCGCGGCGCTCGCCGAGCTCCAGTCCTCGCAACCGCTTCTCCCCATCCTTCACCAGGTCGGCCAAGCATTCGTGCAAGAAATCGAGGAGGCCTACGCCAATGCCGGAGTCGCAGCCGAGGTCGTTCCCTTCATCGAGGACATGCATGGCGCATACTCGCGCGCGCTGCTTGCGATCTGCCGCTCGGGCGCGACGAGCATTGCCGAGCTGGTCGCCACCGGCACGCCGGCGGTGCTGATCCCGCTGGCGCACTCGGCCGGCGGTCACCAGCTCGAGAACGCGCGCGAGCTGGAAAAAGCAGGTGCGGCGGTGGTCGTGCTCGATGACGAAAAATGTGCGCGCGCCCTCGTTGCCGTTCTTGGCGGCTTGCTACCGGACACTGCGCGGCTAACCTCTATGGCAGACCGCGCTGCGTCACTCGGACGTCCTGGCGCGGCGGCGCGCGTGCTCCAGATAGTGACCGAGCTGGCGCGCGGTCGCCGCCGACAAGCGTAAAGACTCCGCGAGCAACGGTACTTTTTGGCCCTCGAGGCCGGCCTCGAGAGGCTCGAACGGCTGGTAGCGATGACCCTCGAAGAACGCTTCCGCACTGGGCCCGCGTGGTCCTCGTTGCATCTGGCCGAGCCGCCGTCCTCGCAGCCGTCGGAGACGCCAGGACGCAAGCTCGGCTGCATCCACCTCGTCGGCATCGGCGGCATCGGCATGAGCGGCATCGCCGAAGTGCTGATCACGCTCGGCTACGACATCACCGGCTCCGATCTCTCCGACAACGAGACCACGCGCCATCTTCGCAGCCTCGGCGCCAAGATCCATCTCGGTCACGACGCCTCCAACATCGGCCCCAACACCTCGGTCGTGGTCATCTCCTCGGCCGTCGGCGAAGAGAACGCCGAGGTGCGCGCGGCGCGCGAGCGGCGCGTGCCGGTGATCGCGCGCGCCGAGATGCTCGCCGAGCTGATGCGCGTCAAGTGCGCAGTCGGCGTGGCCGGCGCGCACGGCAAGACCACGACGACCTCGCTGGTCGCCGCCGCGCTGAGCGCCGGCGGCCTCGACCCGACGCTCGTCATCGGCGGGCGCCTCAAATCGCTCGGCGGCACCAACGCGCGGCTGGGCCGGTCGCGCTACATGGTGGCCGAGGCCGACGAGAGCGACGGCAGCTTCCTGCTGCTGCGCCCGACGGTTGCGGTGGTCACCAACATCGACCGCGAGCACATGAACTTCTACGGCACGATGGACAGGCTGCGTGCCGCCTACCTCGAGTACATCAACGGCGTGCCGTTCTACGGGCTTGCCGTCCTGTGCATGGACTGCCCCGAGATCGCGGCATTGCTCGGCAAGGTTCGCAAGCCGTATCTGACCTATGGCACGTCCGCGCAGGCCGACCTTCGCGCCGACGACATCGGCTACGACGGCCTGACCAGCTCCTTCGACGTCGTGCTGCGGGTGGCCAGGCTCGGCCGCGTCGTCGTGCCCATGCCCGGTGAGCATGCGGTGCGAAACTCGCTTGCTGCGCTGGCGGTGGGGATGGACCTCGGCCTGTCCTTCGAGACCTGCGCCTCGGCGCTGGCGAGCTTCGAAGGTGTCCTGCGCCGCTTCGAGATCAAGGGCGAAGAGGGCGGGGTCACGGTGGTCGACGACTACGGGCATCATCCCACCGAGATCTGCGCGACGCTCCGCGCCGCTCGAAGCGGCTACCACGGCCGCCGCGTGATCGCCGTCTTCCAGCCGCATCGCTACTCGCGCCTGGAGGACCTGTTCGACCAGTTCGCCGCATGCTTCG carries:
- a CDS encoding UDP-N-acetylmuramoyl-L-alanyl-D-glutamate--2,6-diaminopimelate ligase encodes the protein MSAAVMALGHLVERARQRGLAAEARGGACAGVVVEGISNDSRKVGPGHVFVAMAGTREDGGKYIDAALAAGAVAVVCTAQNARRDALCIVVDDPHWAAGVLASAFYGDPSEAMDVVAVTGTNGKTSCTYLLESVWKTAGRSPGVIGTIVQRCSSFERVADMTTPSAIDLQKTLADMLAAGCDAVAMEASSHALDQRRIAGCRIRTGVFTNLTRDHLDYHQTEESYFAAKASLFRRHLQQGSAAVLNVEDARVASLAQELTEQRPDIDVWTYSTERGAASRARVLEAECTLVGIRARLEVDGETVVVRSPLVGAANLSNIVAVAAAGCALGIDAEVVGQGLSACPPVPGRMQRISPRPPAVLVDYAHTPDALERSIRALLPETSGRLIVVFGCGGDRDRGKRPIMGGIAGELADVAVLTSDNPRTERPEDILADIESGVGTRLARTTASELAEPDARGYVVEADRRTAIEAAIALAADEDVVLVAGKGHEDYQEVHGVKRHFDDREVASAALARRSGN
- the murF gene encoding UDP-N-acetylmuramoyl-tripeptide--D-alanyl-D-alanine ligase — its product is MKTDNDSAPEAPGEYFPLSVAARAISGRLRAGEPDALIQYIGTDTRTARAGELFFCLRGENFDGHDFMDAAIAAGVLGIVCEYGRVPASAAGVAFIEVADTQRALGDLAAHHRRRFAIPVVGVTGSNGKTTTKEMLRAILLAHCGDGSVLATRGNLNNLIGVPLTLFGLRSCHKAAVVEMGMNAPGEIARLAEITAPTIGLITCVAEAHLEGLGSIAGVARAKGELFEGLPSDACAIVNADDANVMAQAPRFSGRRLTFGDAGAVTARNIVCDRVDATGFDLCFQGACAHVELPLGGRHNVQNALGAAAAAFAAGVSVETAAAGLTRMQAPPMRLAAERLENGITLINDVYNANPGSLRAAIQTLGSVAARRIVVLGDMLELGPRSQELHRQAGRDAAAIEPTLLCAFGRFAADIVDGARSAGLADERACVCARHEDAAAAVAEAWRTGDAVLVKGSRGAAMEKVVEALRTLAAKQ
- the mraY gene encoding phospho-N-acetylmuramoyl-pentapeptide-transferase — protein: MIYNILVPLAAQYSQLNVLRYITFRALVASVLALLLSLVLGPSLIRRLRTGQFGQPVSAYAPEGHAAKKGTPTMGGLLIVTSLGLSTLLLADLTNVYVLITLFVTLGFSAVGFVDDWQKVRQRRNDGMSAREKLLWQFVIACIGMAVLWSRPEFDAHLAIPFFKDVRPDLGWMYIPFGAIVIVGASNAVNLTDGLDGLAIGPVMTTAATLAILTYCAGHAVIAEYLLITHVPGAGELAILCGATAMAGLGFLWFNAHPAQMFMGDVGSLALGAVLGMVAVISKNELVLLVAGGVFVVEALSVIIQIGSIKLRGKRVFLMAPIHHHFEKAGWPETQVVIRCWIISLMCALVSLATLKLR
- the murD gene encoding UDP-N-acetylmuramoyl-L-alanine--D-glutamate ligase; translation: MDAKPSSRSVLVLGLARSGIAAANLAERLGWRVTLTDDRDAAIEGAPASSTRVAAPEALAMLDEIDVIVPSPGVPAAHPILDAARLRGIRILPEIELAADHLGNTTLLAVTGTNGKSTTVTLLGAILTAAGYRTFTGGNLGSPLSNAALGQYDFAVAEVSSFQLEWATTFHPHVASLLNLTADHLDRHGDMVSYLGAKLRLFANMDDSDFAVFARGADWTETASLSTRAQVSTFGWEGEGGVTIERASRELHADGFTVRLPERWPRLPHDLENAAAAAEMVRVLGIGAEHVERALAEFQPLRHRLALVAEAGGIQWWNDSKATNVGATLSSLRAFDGNVILLAGGVSKGCDFAPLVAEAGRMKMVIAYGACAAEVESALAGHAAVVVEPGLERAVKRAAAEAACGDVVLLAPACASFDEFRDYVDRGEKFEGWVRGLQEVGR
- the ftsW gene encoding putative lipid II flippase FtsW, whose protein sequence is MKWQTSAAGTVATVTEFPRARVRISDRPDPWLLSLVAILATLGMIFVFDTSWFVSSYSFGDGYRMTIKHGISAAIGAVLLFICSRCPSDFLERKAYWIFGMSVPVLLLTLVPGVGECANGACRWVSLGFFNLQPAEFTKIGFVIVAAAYLTRVSDRLRNPLYGIAPVLGTVGVLGVILLAQPDFGTAALLGAIAVLMLFLAGVPVWQLIAPGACMVAAAAYLVISEPYRFKRLTVFLNPDADPQGVGWQLRQALIAFGSGQVTGQGLGASTQKTGWLPEAHTDFIFSVIGEETGLIGALVIVALFALVAWRGFRIAHRHSEPFAQLLAAALTLVITLQAMINMGVVLGLLPTKGIGLPFISYGGSSMMVFLAAAGILLSLSRELRER
- the murG gene encoding undecaprenyldiphospho-muramoylpentapeptide beta-N-acetylglucosaminyltransferase — encoded protein: MRLAIAGGGTGGHLFPGLAVAELARETGAAEEIVFFGAERGIEFRVVPKAGFPLVAEKVHGIAGGGPVAAARSILEMLAATVRAHRELGRRGIDVVIGLGGYASAPAVLAARLRRIPVVLLEQNREPGISNRALGYLAMRICTSFEGTSRFPARKVTCTGNPLRRGFDTRPPYPGRDMLLVFGGSGGARSLNRAVVAALAELQSSQPLLPILHQVGQAFVQEIEEAYANAGVAAEVVPFIEDMHGAYSRALLAICRSGATSIAELVATGTPAVLIPLAHSAGGHQLENARELEKAGAAVVVLDDEKCARALVAVLGGLLPDTARLTSMADRAASLGRPGAAARVLQIVTELARGRRRQA
- the murC gene encoding UDP-N-acetylmuramate--L-alanine ligase, producing MTLEERFRTGPAWSSLHLAEPPSSQPSETPGRKLGCIHLVGIGGIGMSGIAEVLITLGYDITGSDLSDNETTRHLRSLGAKIHLGHDASNIGPNTSVVVISSAVGEENAEVRAARERRVPVIARAEMLAELMRVKCAVGVAGAHGKTTTTSLVAAALSAGGLDPTLVIGGRLKSLGGTNARLGRSRYMVAEADESDGSFLLLRPTVAVVTNIDREHMNFYGTMDRLRAAYLEYINGVPFYGLAVLCMDCPEIAALLGKVRKPYLTYGTSAQADLRADDIGYDGLTSSFDVVLRVARLGRVVVPMPGEHAVRNSLAALAVGMDLGLSFETCASALASFEGVLRRFEIKGEEGGVTVVDDYGHHPTEICATLRAARSGYHGRRVIAVFQPHRYSRLEDLFDQFAACFEDADVVVVTDVYAAGEAPRDGVSAQALVERMRGLNGHQVLHAPAGDDLAARVAALTKPGDLVVTLGAGDITKLGPQILASLRHG